A window of the Citrus sinensis cultivar Valencia sweet orange chromosome 9, DVS_A1.0, whole genome shotgun sequence genome harbors these coding sequences:
- the LOC102609055 gene encoding UPF0481 protein At3g47200-like, with amino-acid sequence MIAIGPFTYELRSQNRLKGMEEHKKRYLKKLLERRGEELARTLVSDMRNLEEEARKCYSERVSLTSHEFVEMMLLDACFIVELFRYTALNNGDDRNDPIFRIIWISRKLGRDLLLAQNQLPLFVLQKVYDRTTTPGDKDFHDMIFKFFSYVFEQAPAPTGGALNAGEEIEHLLDFIYKNLWIARPNIQQVQNEQVQNEEFIRIRCATELQEAGIKFEKMPETEMHKLPKAPILFEEAKGIMKISELTIDNETGSLLRNLTVYEQYQNARYGPLVSFLDVMDGLINTAKDVKILCESRILTNYLGDEEVVARMSNRLGVSVCLPPENNYKEMLKNVNKYCDRKCNKWMANLWHNYFNTPWATISFFAALVLLILTAVQTVFSVLAYFQ; translated from the coding sequence ATGATAGCAATCGGTCCTTTTACCTACGAGCTCCGCTCTCAAAATCGCTTGAAAGGGATGGAAGAGCACAAAAAGCGATATCTGAAGAAGCTTCTCGAGCGAAGAGGGGAGGAGCTTGCAAGAACCCTTGTCTCGGACATGAGAAACTTAGAAGAGGAAGCTCGTAAATGTTATTCAGAACGAGTGAGTCTTACTTCACACGAGTTCGTGGAAATGATGCTCCTTGATGCTTGCTTTATCGTTGAGCTATTTCGTTACACAGCGCTAAACAACGGGGACGACCGTAATGACCCTATTTTCAGGATAATTTGGATCTCTAGGAAACTGGGCCGTGATTTGTTGTTAGCTCAGAATCAACTTCCCTTGTTCGTTCTTCAGAAGGTTTATGACAGGACTACGACACCCGGCGATAAAGATTTCCATgatatgattttcaaattcttcagTTATGTATTTGAACAGGCACCAGCACCGACGGGCGGCGCACTAAATGCCGGCGAAGAAATAGAGCATCTACTGGACTTcatatacaaaaatttatggaTAGCTCGTCCAAACATTCAGCAAGTACAAAATGAGCAAGTACAAAATGAGGAGTTCATACGGATACGATGTGCCACAGAGCTCCAAGAGGCTGGAATCAAGTTCGAGAAGATGCCGGAGACAGAAATGCACAAGTTGCCAAAGGCACCAATCTTGTTTGAAGAGGCTAAGggaataatgaaaatatcagAATTGACTATTGATAATGAGACCGGGTCCTTACTCCGAAATCTGACTGTTTATGAGCAGTACCAAAATGCACGGTATGGTCCTCTCGTTAGTTTTTTAGATGTCATGGACGGTCTCATCAATACCGCAAAGGATGTGAAAATACTTTGTGAGAGCAGGATTCTTACTAACTATTTAGGTGACGAAGAAGTGGTTGCCCGGATGTCCAATAGGCTTGGAGTTTCTGTCTGTCTCCCGCCTGAgaataattacaaagaaaTGCTCAAGAATGTGAACAAGTACTGTGACAGAAAATGCAACAAGTGGATGGCGAACTTATGGCACAATTATTTCAATACTCCATGGGCAACCATTTCTTTCTTCGCTGCACTTGTACTGCTTATACTTACCGCCGTACAAACCGTGTTCTCAGTTCTAGCTTATTTCCAGTAA